A part of Arachis hypogaea cultivar Tifrunner chromosome 12, arahy.Tifrunner.gnm2.J5K5, whole genome shotgun sequence genomic DNA contains:
- the LOC112727786 gene encoding serine carboxypeptidase-like 18 isoform X4, whose translation MNLRFEVANIIFVDLPMGTGFSYAKNILPHRSDWKFVHQTHRFIRKWLAENPEFLSNKFYMAADSYSGIPAPPITQEIADGNERGLEPWINLQGYILGNPLTSREEDNDRIPYVHGMGLISDELYWSLKKNCKGNIINVDSTNKLCVNDMEYYHELLEDVELYNILEIYCVHLHDPVKGTRWSPRRSLSEKIKAYPVPDIRCPIYDYFLCTEWMNNPAVRSALHIREGTIEKWKVCYSDNYVHDIRSSVPFHANLSAKGYRSLIYSGDHDAVIPFSSTQRWIRSLNYSIVDDWRPWYLNDQVAGYTRTYSNQMTFATIRGAGHTSQETKPDEGFAMFARWISNKPL comes from the exons atgaatttgcgttttgag gTGGCTAACATTATTTTTGTGGATTTGCCAATGGGAACGGGATTCTCTTACGCCAAAAATATCCTTCCCCATCGAAGTGACTGGAAATTTGTTCATCAAACCCATCGATTTATTAGAAAG TGGCTTGCTGAGAACCCGGAATTTCTTTCAAATAAGTTCTACATGGCAGCTGATTCATACTCCGGCATTCCTGCTCCTCCTATTACTCAAGAGATCGCCGATG GAAATGAAAGAGGTCTCGAACCCTGGATAAATCTCCAG GGATATATACTAGGAAACCCTCTAACATCAAGAGAAGAAGATAATGATCGGATCCCTTATGTTCATGGAATGGGACTTATCTCTGATGAACTCTATTGG TCCTTGAAGAAAAATTGTAAAGGGAACATTATAAATGTGGATTCCACAAATAAATTGTGTGTAAATGACATGGAATACTATCATGAG CTCCTTGAAGACGTTGAATTGTACAATATTTTGGAGATATATTGTGTTCATCTTCATGATCCTGTCAAAGGAACAAGATGGAGCCCCAGAAGATCTCTATCTGAGAAGATAAAGGCTTATCCGGTGCCCGATATTCGCTGTCCG ATTTATGATTACTTCCTTTGTACGGAATGGATGAACAATCCAGCTGTCCGCAGCGCATTGCATATTCGAGAG GGAACTATAGAGAAATGGAAAGTATGTTATAGCGACAATTATGTACATGACATCCGTAGCAGCGTTCCGTTTCATGCAAATCTCAGTGCAAAAGGCTACCGTTCCTTGATTTACAG TGGAGATCACGACGCTGTGATTCCTTTCTCGTCGACTCAACGATGGATAAGGTCTCTAAATTACTCGATCGTGGATGATTGGAGGCCGTGGTATTTAAATGACCAAGTTGCGGG ATACACGAGGACTTACTCGAATCAAATGACATTTGCAACTATAAGG GGTGCAGGACATACATCTCAGGAGACTAAGCCAGACGAAGGTTTTGCCATGTTCGCTAGGTGGATATCTAATAAGCCTCTTTAA